Proteins from a single region of Stappia sp. ES.058:
- a CDS encoding helix-turn-helix transcriptional regulator: MTGDLPTYLTTREMADLLRVKERKIYDLAAAGEIPHSRATGKLLFPRDVVLAWIDNASEAPSPHAPRPPVVLGSHDPLLEWSLRESGSGLAAFFDGSMDGVERFEQAEGVAAGLHVVQDEGWNTDAVARRLRFQPVALLQWAWRSRGFILPAGNPKNVSRLADLPRLQVVRRQAQAGSQLLLDRLLAEEGLAGRAEGPMARDEREAALAVLDGSADLAFGLEASARQFKLDFIPVCQERFDLIVGRRDWFEPPLQALQAFTRTQAFAEMARTLGGYRIEGIWTPLFNGG, translated from the coding sequence ATGACGGGCGATTTGCCGACCTATCTGACCACCCGTGAAATGGCCGATCTGCTCAGGGTCAAGGAACGCAAGATCTACGATCTGGCGGCGGCCGGGGAGATCCCGCACAGTCGGGCGACGGGAAAACTCCTGTTTCCCCGCGATGTGGTGCTGGCCTGGATCGACAACGCCAGCGAGGCGCCGTCGCCCCATGCGCCGCGTCCGCCGGTGGTTCTGGGCTCTCACGATCCGTTGCTGGAGTGGAGCCTGCGCGAATCGGGATCTGGGCTGGCCGCCTTTTTCGATGGCAGCATGGACGGTGTGGAGCGCTTCGAGCAGGCCGAGGGCGTCGCCGCCGGCCTGCATGTGGTTCAGGACGAAGGCTGGAACACGGATGCCGTGGCCCGCCGGCTGAGGTTTCAGCCGGTCGCACTGCTGCAGTGGGCCTGGCGCAGCCGGGGGTTCATCCTGCCGGCGGGAAATCCGAAAAACGTCTCGCGGCTTGCCGATCTGCCGCGCCTGCAGGTGGTCCGGCGCCAGGCGCAAGCAGGCAGTCAGCTTTTGCTCGACCGACTGCTGGCAGAGGAAGGCCTCGCGGGGCGCGCGGAAGGACCGATGGCGCGCGACGAGCGCGAGGCGGCTCTTGCCGTGCTGGACGGCAGCGCGGATCTGGCGTTCGGGCTGGAGGCATCGGCCCGCCAGTTCAAGCTCGATTTCATTCCCGTCTGCCAGGAACGGTTCGACCTGATTGTCGGCCGGCGCGACTGGTTCGAGCCGCCGCTGCAGGCGCTACAGGCGTTCACCCGCACGCAGGCTTTCGCGGAGATGGCGAGGACGCTCGGTGGTTATCGGATCGAGGGGATCTGGACCCCGCTGTTCAACGGTGGTTAG
- a CDS encoding ABC transporter permease: protein MSEADPRDARHDEEALAVGTGDIAAFDGHRPTFLGSIQHKLHARPEFVPLIVLIISVAIFGIVLGSKFFSPFALTLILQQVAIVGIVGCAQSLVILTAGIDLSVGAIMVLSSVVMGQFTFRYGLPPEIAVLCGLACGALCGMINGMLVALMRLPPFIVTLGMWQIVLATNFLFSANETIRSQDIEAQAPILQFFGERFNIGGAVITYGVIALFVLVLILNYALNHTAWGRHVMAIGDDPDAAELAGVRVARMRISVYTLAGLICALAGWVMIGRLGSVSPTTGQFTNIESITAVVIGGISLFGGRGSVLGMLFGALIVGVFSLGLRLVGTDPQWTYLLIGMLIIAAVAIDQWIRKVAA, encoded by the coding sequence ATGAGCGAAGCGGACCCGCGCGACGCGAGACACGATGAAGAGGCACTTGCCGTCGGGACCGGCGACATCGCCGCCTTTGACGGGCACCGGCCCACGTTTCTCGGCTCAATCCAGCACAAACTGCATGCACGACCCGAGTTCGTGCCGCTGATCGTGTTGATCATTTCAGTTGCGATCTTCGGCATCGTACTCGGCTCGAAGTTCTTTTCGCCCTTCGCCCTCACCTTGATCCTGCAACAGGTCGCCATCGTCGGCATTGTCGGCTGCGCCCAGTCGCTTGTGATCCTGACTGCCGGCATCGACCTATCGGTCGGCGCGATCATGGTTCTGTCGTCCGTGGTGATGGGGCAGTTCACGTTTCGCTACGGCCTGCCACCGGAAATCGCGGTCCTGTGCGGGCTCGCCTGCGGCGCGCTGTGCGGCATGATCAACGGCATGCTGGTCGCGCTGATGCGCCTGCCGCCCTTCATCGTGACGCTCGGGATGTGGCAAATCGTGCTCGCCACCAATTTCCTGTTTTCCGCAAACGAGACCATCCGCAGCCAGGACATCGAGGCACAGGCCCCGATCCTTCAGTTTTTCGGAGAGAGATTCAACATTGGCGGCGCCGTCATCACCTATGGTGTGATCGCTCTGTTCGTCCTGGTGCTGATCCTGAACTACGCGCTCAACCACACCGCCTGGGGGCGGCATGTGATGGCGATCGGCGACGACCCCGACGCTGCGGAATTGGCCGGCGTGCGCGTCGCGCGGATGCGGATCTCCGTCTATACGCTCGCCGGACTGATCTGCGCCCTCGCCGGCTGGGTGATGATCGGCCGGCTCGGATCGGTCTCGCCGACAACCGGTCAGTTCACCAATATCGAATCCATAACCGCCGTGGTGATTGGCGGCATCTCGCTGTTCGGCGGACGCGGATCCGTGCTCGGCATGCTCTTCGGCGCCCTGATCGTCGGCGTGTTCTCGCTTGGCCTCAGGCTCGTCGGCACCGACCCGCAGTGGACCTATCTTCTCATCGGCATGCTGATCATTGCAGCCGTTGCCATCGACCAATGGATCCGAAAGGTGGCCGCATGA
- a CDS encoding DMT family transporter, whose protein sequence is MTPKPQRPGLADRYRSADARLSALPGNLRGTLWILVAGLFFTVMVTLIKVLGERLHVAEIILIRQMVMAAIVAPMIISGLPGSLATHRPSLHVVRIMCASTAMLAGFTAIIHLPLADATAISFSKTFFITIFAIFFLGETVGRHRWAATAIGFIGVMIILRPGGDTGIDLYAGLAVLSAACAAVVMIVIRKLSQHERPVTILTYQAVFVGLIMLPIALYHWRTPTLWELGLLAVVGMVSWAGQMCSIRAFRAGEASALAALDYVRLLYATVIGFLVFGDLPAVATYAGAMLIIAGSLYTVWREAQLGKRIATRDGVRADPP, encoded by the coding sequence ATGACCCCCAAACCACAGCGACCCGGCCTTGCCGACCGCTATCGTTCCGCCGACGCCAGACTTTCCGCGCTTCCGGGAAACCTGCGCGGCACCTTGTGGATTCTGGTGGCCGGGCTGTTCTTTACCGTCATGGTGACCCTGATCAAGGTCCTCGGCGAGCGGCTGCACGTCGCCGAAATCATCCTGATCCGGCAAATGGTGATGGCGGCAATCGTCGCCCCGATGATCATCTCCGGTCTTCCCGGGTCGTTGGCGACGCACCGTCCGAGCCTGCATGTCGTTCGCATCATGTGTGCATCGACCGCGATGCTGGCGGGTTTTACCGCCATTATCCATTTGCCCCTGGCGGACGCCACGGCCATCTCCTTTTCCAAGACCTTCTTCATCACGATCTTCGCGATCTTCTTTCTGGGAGAAACGGTCGGGCGGCACCGCTGGGCCGCCACCGCGATCGGCTTCATAGGCGTCATGATCATCCTGCGCCCCGGAGGCGATACCGGGATCGATCTCTATGCGGGGCTCGCCGTGCTCAGCGCCGCCTGCGCCGCCGTGGTGATGATCGTGATCCGCAAGTTGTCCCAGCACGAGCGCCCGGTGACGATCCTGACCTATCAGGCGGTCTTCGTCGGGCTGATCATGCTGCCCATCGCCCTCTACCATTGGAGGACGCCCACTCTTTGGGAGTTGGGCTTGCTCGCCGTGGTCGGCATGGTTTCCTGGGCCGGACAGATGTGCAGCATCCGCGCGTTTCGTGCCGGCGAAGCCTCGGCACTCGCCGCGCTCGACTATGTGCGACTGCTTTACGCGACCGTGATCGGGTTCCTGGTGTTCGGGGATCTGCCGGCGGTCGCCACCTACGCGGGAGCCATGCTCATCATCGCCGGCTCGCTCTATACGGTCTGGCGCGAGGCGCAACTGGGCAAGCGAATCGCGACCCGCGACGGGGTGCGCGCCGATCCGCCTTGA
- a CDS encoding ROK family protein, which yields MLQALRRVGEASKADLARLAQLTNAAIGGIIQELTAVGLIDTLGKRHDGGRGQPATMLRIAPSGAYGFGVRLDRTSIETVLADFSGRIIGRQTHDRFLPTPERAVELVAGDIATLLTLIEPEERDRIAGVGLAMPFNLGAWLRELGLPVEAFRRWDEVEFTALLEDAIAYPVFFENDGTAAAIAELFSGAGRLSDDFLYLFLGPAIGGGVVTGGDCLKGVSGNAGDVAMIPVPPSRLASAPQPRGELDILLTRASLAALKRHLAHHGVEAETRGELELAVKNGHPAVDEWIDDCVAALVPAVWSAISLIDVPLVVIDFDIDGGLAQRLLDDLAVALDAAAPEARHAPRLQRGSFGSDAGAAGAANLPIFFNYSPHTAILTGRGAKQGAARQNDADQPRVAASGT from the coding sequence GTGCTTCAGGCCCTGCGGCGCGTCGGCGAGGCATCCAAGGCGGATCTCGCGCGACTGGCACAGCTTACCAACGCTGCCATCGGCGGGATCATCCAGGAGCTGACGGCCGTCGGTTTGATCGACACGCTCGGCAAGCGTCATGATGGCGGACGCGGCCAGCCGGCGACCATGCTTCGGATCGCGCCCTCCGGCGCCTATGGGTTCGGCGTACGCCTCGACCGAACATCGATCGAAACCGTGCTCGCCGATTTCTCGGGCCGTATCATCGGTCGCCAAACGCACGACCGCTTTCTGCCGACCCCGGAGCGGGCCGTCGAACTGGTCGCCGGCGACATCGCCACGCTGTTGACGCTGATCGAGCCGGAGGAACGCGATCGCATCGCCGGCGTCGGGCTGGCAATGCCGTTCAATCTCGGAGCCTGGCTGCGCGAACTCGGACTTCCGGTCGAAGCCTTCCGCCGCTGGGACGAGGTCGAATTCACGGCGTTGCTCGAGGACGCCATCGCCTATCCGGTCTTCTTCGAAAACGACGGCACGGCCGCCGCCATCGCGGAGCTGTTTTCCGGCGCAGGGCGGCTTTCGGACGACTTTCTCTATCTCTTCCTCGGACCGGCCATCGGTGGAGGTGTTGTCACCGGCGGCGATTGCCTCAAGGGCGTCAGCGGCAATGCCGGCGACGTCGCGATGATCCCTGTCCCGCCAAGCCGGCTGGCCTCCGCGCCGCAGCCGCGCGGCGAATTGGACATCCTGCTGACACGCGCCTCTCTCGCCGCGCTCAAGCGTCACCTCGCCCATCACGGCGTGGAGGCGGAAACGCGCGGCGAGCTCGAGCTTGCCGTTAAAAACGGCCACCCCGCCGTCGACGAATGGATCGACGATTGCGTGGCCGCGCTCGTCCCGGCCGTCTGGTCGGCGATCTCGCTCATCGATGTCCCGCTGGTCGTGATCGATTTCGATATCGATGGCGGCCTCGCCCAGCGCCTGCTTGACGATCTTGCAGTGGCACTGGACGCCGCCGCCCCGGAGGCACGCCATGCGCCCCGGCTGCAGCGCGGCTCCTTCGGATCGGACGCGGGCGCGGCAGGTGCCGCCAACCTGCCGATCTTCTTCAACTATTCGCCCCACACCGCGATCCTGACCGGGCGCGGAGCGAAACAGGGTGCAGCAAGGCAGAATGACGCGGATCAACCGCGCGTCGCCGCAAGCGGCACCTGA
- a CDS encoding sugar ABC transporter substrate-binding protein, with protein MLRKLMLAGTVMGAVAATPALAADMNACIITKTDTNPFFVKMKEGATSKAEELGITLKSYAGRIDGDHDAQVAAIETCIADGAKGILLTPSDTKAIVDSVKQARDAGILVIALDTPLEPIDAADATFATDNFKAGELAGQWAAASLGDEAANARIAMLDLAVSQPSVGVLRDQGFMTGFGIDVKDPNRWGDEDDPRIVGHDVTAGNEEGGRTAMENLLTKDPTINVVYTINEPAAAGAYEALKAMGRENDVLIVSVDGGCPGVKNVADGVIGATSQQYPLLMASLGIEAIKAYADTGKKPEPTPGKSFFDTGVALVTDKPVEGVPSIDTGEGLDKCWG; from the coding sequence ATGCTACGCAAACTGATGCTTGCCGGAACGGTGATGGGCGCCGTGGCAGCCACACCGGCGCTGGCCGCCGACATGAATGCCTGCATCATCACCAAGACGGACACCAATCCGTTCTTCGTGAAGATGAAGGAAGGCGCCACCTCCAAGGCGGAAGAACTCGGCATCACGCTGAAATCCTATGCGGGGCGCATCGACGGCGATCACGATGCCCAGGTCGCGGCGATCGAAACCTGCATCGCCGATGGCGCCAAGGGCATTCTGCTCACCCCGTCCGACACAAAGGCCATCGTCGACAGTGTCAAGCAGGCCCGCGACGCCGGCATTCTGGTGATCGCCCTCGACACGCCGCTGGAGCCGATCGACGCGGCCGACGCGACGTTTGCCACCGACAACTTCAAGGCCGGCGAACTTGCCGGCCAGTGGGCCGCGGCCTCGCTTGGCGACGAAGCGGCAAACGCCCGCATCGCCATGCTTGACCTGGCGGTCAGCCAGCCCTCGGTCGGCGTATTGCGCGACCAGGGGTTCATGACCGGTTTCGGCATCGACGTGAAGGACCCGAACCGCTGGGGTGACGAGGACGACCCGCGCATCGTCGGCCACGATGTGACGGCCGGCAACGAGGAGGGCGGACGCACCGCCATGGAAAATCTCCTGACCAAGGACCCGACGATCAACGTGGTCTACACGATCAACGAACCGGCGGCCGCCGGTGCCTACGAGGCGCTGAAAGCCATGGGTCGCGAGAACGACGTTTTGATCGTCTCCGTCGACGGCGGTTGCCCTGGCGTCAAGAATGTCGCCGACGGCGTGATCGGGGCGACATCGCAGCAGTATCCGCTGCTGATGGCCTCGCTGGGCATCGAGGCGATCAAGGCCTATGCGGATACCGGCAAGAAGCCCGAGCCGACGCCCGGCAAATCCTTCTTCGATACCGGTGTGGCGCTTGTGACCGACAAGCCGGTGGAGGGCGTTCCCTCCATCGACACCGGGGAAGGTCTGGACAAGTGCTGGGGCTGA
- a CDS encoding carbohydrate kinase, with product MILVCGEALFDLFADETSDRLTFDARIGGSPFNVAVGLARLGTPAAFFGALSHDLFGQRLRRALAAEGVDLSFALGTDALTTLSIVGLDDTGSPAYGFYGKDAADRQIRKSDLPDLPDSIDTIQIGSYATLVSPVGDSLLALAVREHGRRLIAYDPNVRPTVVADMSAWRERFADLLPHVDLLKISLEDLELMFPGNDPQTLAETWLAQGPALVIVTRGGDGATAFTARHRVEVAGDAVALVDTVGAGDTFQAAILARLGETCGRRRSALERLGDTDMLGLLRFAARAAALTCSRRGADLPRRAELGRSDIAVS from the coding sequence ATGATCCTCGTCTGCGGCGAAGCGCTGTTCGACCTTTTCGCAGATGAAACGTCGGACCGGTTGACGTTCGACGCCCGCATCGGCGGATCGCCGTTCAACGTGGCGGTCGGCCTTGCGCGTCTCGGAACGCCGGCCGCCTTCTTCGGCGCCCTGTCGCACGATCTGTTCGGCCAGCGGCTGCGCAGGGCGCTCGCTGCGGAAGGCGTCGACCTGTCGTTCGCGCTTGGGACGGACGCGCTCACCACATTGAGCATCGTCGGTCTCGACGACACCGGCAGCCCCGCCTACGGCTTCTACGGCAAGGATGCGGCCGACCGTCAAATTCGCAAGAGCGACCTGCCGGACTTGCCGGACAGCATCGACACCATCCAGATCGGCTCCTACGCGACCCTGGTCTCTCCGGTCGGCGACAGCCTGCTGGCGCTGGCCGTGCGCGAGCACGGACGACGGCTGATTGCCTATGATCCGAACGTGCGCCCCACGGTCGTTGCCGACATGAGCGCCTGGAGAGAGCGGTTCGCGGACCTCCTGCCGCATGTCGACCTGCTCAAGATCAGCCTGGAGGATCTGGAGCTGATGTTTCCAGGCAACGATCCGCAGACGCTCGCCGAGACCTGGCTGGCACAGGGGCCGGCGCTCGTGATCGTGACGCGCGGCGGAGACGGAGCCACAGCCTTTACCGCGCGCCATCGCGTCGAGGTCGCGGGCGACGCTGTCGCGCTCGTGGATACGGTCGGCGCCGGGGACACCTTCCAGGCCGCGATCCTCGCCCGTCTTGGAGAAACCTGCGGCCGTCGTCGTTCAGCCCTTGAGCGCCTTGGCGACACGGATATGCTGGGCCTGCTGCGCTTCGCCGCGCGCGCCGCCGCGCTCACCTGCTCCCGACGCGGCGCGGACCTGCCCCGCCGCGCCGAACTCGGTCGCTCCGATATCGCCGTCAGCTGA
- the ade gene encoding adenine deaminase, with protein sequence MPDTAQTEAFLTRAIAAGRGETPADLAIRNAQLFSVMDGSLTECDIAIVGDRIVGTHARYRGEREIDAAGRIVVPGFIDTHLHVESSLVTPLEFDRCVLPHGVTTAICDPHEIANVLGAEGIRYFLDASERTVMDLRVNLSSCVPATAYETAGACLEIEDLLPLRGHSQVIGLAEFMNFPGVLNRDPAVIAKLAAFQGGHIDGHAPLVTGLDLNGYLAAGIRTDHEATTADEAREKLAKGMSVLIREGSVSKDLEALAEILTPDTASFVCLCTDDRNPLDIAEEGHLDSMIRRLIRRGARPQDAYRAASWSAAVAFGLRDRGLVAPGWRADLVLLDDLEDCRVHSVIAAGRPVDEAAFAERTPLAPVGLKSVHLRKILAEDFRVPSGAANERAVIGVVPGRIITERLSRTLPVEAGAVAADPSQDVAKVAVVERHGKTGGIGRGFVSGFGLTGGAIASSVGHDSHNICVVGVDDAAMAAAVNRIAELQGGFVVADETGVTAELALPVAGLMSLEPFETVRHALEDLRAAALALGCTLDEPFLQVAFLPLPVIPHLKITDKGMFDVDRFALLDT encoded by the coding sequence ATGCCGGACACGGCCCAGACCGAAGCGTTTCTCACACGCGCCATCGCCGCCGGCCGCGGGGAGACCCCGGCCGATCTGGCGATCCGCAATGCGCAGCTGTTTTCCGTGATGGACGGGTCGCTCACGGAATGCGACATCGCCATCGTCGGTGACCGGATCGTCGGGACGCATGCGCGGTATCGCGGAGAGCGGGAGATCGATGCGGCCGGGCGTATCGTTGTTCCGGGCTTCATCGACACGCATCTGCACGTGGAGTCCTCGCTGGTCACGCCGCTGGAGTTCGACCGCTGCGTGTTGCCGCATGGCGTGACCACGGCGATCTGCGACCCGCACGAAATCGCCAATGTGCTCGGCGCGGAAGGCATTCGCTACTTCCTCGATGCGTCCGAACGCACCGTGATGGACCTTCGGGTCAACCTGTCGTCCTGCGTCCCGGCCACCGCCTACGAGACCGCCGGCGCGTGCCTCGAGATCGAGGATCTTCTTCCGCTCAGGGGACACAGTCAGGTGATCGGCCTGGCCGAATTCATGAATTTCCCCGGCGTGCTCAACCGCGATCCGGCAGTAATCGCCAAGCTCGCGGCCTTTCAGGGCGGGCATATCGACGGACACGCGCCGCTGGTGACAGGGCTCGACCTCAACGGTTATCTGGCGGCCGGTATCCGCACCGACCACGAGGCGACGACGGCGGATGAGGCACGGGAAAAGCTTGCCAAGGGCATGAGTGTGCTCATTCGCGAGGGATCGGTGTCGAAGGATCTGGAGGCGCTTGCGGAGATCCTGACGCCGGACACCGCCTCCTTCGTCTGCCTGTGCACCGACGACCGCAATCCGCTCGACATCGCGGAGGAGGGGCATCTCGACAGCATGATCCGCCGGCTGATCCGGCGGGGTGCACGCCCGCAGGATGCCTATCGCGCGGCAAGCTGGTCGGCGGCCGTGGCCTTTGGCCTGCGCGACAGGGGGCTGGTCGCGCCCGGGTGGCGCGCGGATCTCGTGCTGCTCGACGATCTGGAGGATTGCCGCGTGCATTCGGTGATCGCCGCCGGTCGGCCGGTGGACGAGGCCGCCTTCGCGGAGCGGACGCCGCTTGCGCCGGTCGGGCTTAAGAGCGTGCATCTGCGCAAGATCCTGGCCGAGGACTTTCGTGTTCCGTCAGGTGCCGCCAATGAACGCGCCGTTATCGGCGTCGTTCCGGGGCGCATCATCACGGAACGGTTGAGCCGCACGCTGCCGGTCGAGGCCGGCGCGGTGGCCGCCGATCCGTCGCAGGACGTCGCCAAGGTCGCGGTGGTGGAGCGCCACGGCAAAACGGGGGGCATCGGGCGCGGCTTCGTCTCCGGGTTCGGACTGACGGGGGGCGCCATCGCCTCGTCGGTCGGACATGACAGCCACAACATCTGCGTGGTCGGGGTGGACGATGCGGCGATGGCCGCCGCCGTCAACCGGATCGCCGAATTACAGGGTGGTTTCGTCGTGGCGGATGAAACCGGGGTGACGGCGGAGCTTGCGCTTCCTGTCGCCGGCCTGATGAGCCTGGAGCCGTTCGAGACGGTGCGTCATGCGCTGGAGGACCTGCGCGCGGCGGCCCTTGCGCTCGGTTGCACGCTCGACGAGCCGTTCCTGCAGGTCGCTTTTCTGCCGCTTCCGGTGATCCCCCATCTCAAGATCACCGACAAGGGCATGTTCGACGTCGACCGCTTTGCGCTGCTGGATACCTGA
- a CDS encoding ATP-binding cassette domain-containing protein — protein sequence MTREPILTARGLIKRYGRVVALDRTDFDLYPGEVLAVIGDNGAGKSTLIKAISGAVTPDAGEIRLDGRPVNFSSPMQARDAGIETVYQNLALSPALSIADNLFMGRELRAPGLMGKLFRKLDRKEMERIARDKLSELGLMTIQNINQAVETLSGGQRQGVAVARAAAFGSKVVIMDEPTAALGVKESRRVLELIRDVKARGLPIVLISHNMPHVFEVADRIHIHRLGRRIAVIKPSDYSMSDAVAIMTGAMAPPDASAAA from the coding sequence ATGACCCGCGAACCCATCCTCACAGCCCGTGGCCTGATCAAGCGCTACGGACGCGTCGTCGCCCTCGATCGCACCGACTTCGACCTCTATCCGGGCGAAGTGCTTGCCGTGATCGGCGACAATGGCGCGGGCAAGTCGACCCTGATCAAGGCAATCTCCGGCGCGGTTACCCCGGACGCCGGGGAAATCCGGCTGGACGGCAGACCGGTGAATTTTTCCTCGCCGATGCAGGCCCGCGACGCCGGCATCGAGACGGTCTACCAGAACCTTGCCCTGTCTCCGGCCCTGTCGATCGCCGACAATCTGTTCATGGGCCGCGAGTTGCGCGCGCCGGGCCTTATGGGCAAGCTGTTTCGCAAGCTCGACCGAAAAGAGATGGAACGCATTGCCCGCGACAAGCTCTCCGAGCTTGGCCTGATGACCATCCAGAACATCAACCAGGCGGTCGAGACGCTGTCGGGCGGTCAGCGCCAGGGCGTCGCGGTGGCGCGTGCCGCAGCCTTCGGCTCCAAGGTGGTGATCATGGACGAACCCACAGCCGCACTCGGCGTCAAGGAAAGCCGGCGCGTGCTGGAACTGATCCGCGACGTGAAGGCGCGCGGCCTGCCGATCGTGCTGATCTCGCACAACATGCCGCATGTCTTCGAGGTTGCGGATCGCATTCACATCCACCGGCTCGGGCGCCGGATCGCCGTGATCAAGCCGTCCGATTATTCCATGTCGGACGCGGTCGCGATCATGACCGGCGCGATGGCGCCGCCTGACGCCTCGGCGGCAGCGTGA
- a CDS encoding long-chain fatty acid--CoA ligase — translation MTDAQDWLADFHPKPLHAYLDASVRDFGARPAMDFLGKGWSYAEIGAMVEHMAAGLQAMGIGKGDKVGLCLPNTPYYTVFYFAVLRIGGIVVNFNPLYVERELSFQARDAGVRIMVTLDLKVIYDKVEAVRREGSLDTIIVCPMADILPQPKKLLFSLFKRKERADIPNDAAHPRYGEIARDGATPTAVEIDPETDIAVFQYTGGTTGVPKGAMLTHANLSANLEQLRTIFAAARRGEEKMLCVLPFFHVFAMTVAQNLSVVLGAEMVLLPRFELKMLLDTIKRKKVTLFPGVPTIYTAINNSPVAQGYDLTSIRLCISGGAPLPVEVKEEFEGRTGCILVEGYGLTESSPLVSANPLDENRRSGSIGLAAPGTTIGFRDLEDLTRDAPEGEKGELVVSGPQVMAGYYNRPEETTRTLEGGVLHTGDVGYRDKDGFIYLVDRIKDLILCSGYNVYPRVIEEAIYQHSSVEEVIVIAIPDKYRGQAPKAFVKLREGEELSAEDLKSFLADHLSTIERPREIEFRDSLPKTMVGKLSKKELVEEEEARRASATAG, via the coding sequence GTGACCGACGCGCAGGACTGGCTTGCTGATTTTCATCCAAAGCCGCTTCACGCCTATCTCGACGCCTCGGTGCGCGATTTCGGTGCCCGGCCGGCTATGGATTTCCTGGGCAAGGGCTGGAGCTATGCCGAGATCGGCGCCATGGTGGAGCACATGGCGGCGGGGCTTCAGGCGATGGGCATCGGCAAGGGCGACAAGGTGGGCCTGTGCCTGCCCAATACGCCCTATTACACGGTGTTCTACTTCGCCGTGCTCAGGATCGGCGGCATCGTCGTCAACTTCAATCCGCTCTATGTGGAGCGGGAGCTGTCGTTCCAGGCACGCGACGCGGGCGTGCGTATCATGGTCACGCTCGACCTCAAGGTGATTTACGACAAGGTCGAGGCGGTGCGCCGCGAAGGGTCGCTCGACACCATCATCGTCTGTCCGATGGCCGACATCCTGCCGCAACCCAAGAAGTTGCTGTTCTCGCTGTTCAAGCGCAAGGAGCGCGCCGACATTCCCAACGATGCCGCGCATCCGCGCTATGGCGAGATCGCGCGCGACGGGGCGACGCCGACAGCTGTCGAGATCGATCCGGAAACCGACATCGCGGTCTTCCAGTACACTGGCGGCACCACCGGTGTTCCCAAAGGCGCGATGCTGACCCACGCCAATCTCTCGGCCAATCTTGAGCAGTTGCGGACGATCTTCGCCGCCGCCAGGCGCGGCGAGGAGAAGATGCTGTGCGTTCTTCCGTTCTTTCATGTCTTTGCGATGACCGTGGCGCAGAACCTTTCGGTGGTTCTCGGCGCGGAAATGGTGCTCTTGCCGCGTTTTGAACTGAAGATGCTGCTCGACACGATCAAGCGAAAGAAGGTCACGCTGTTTCCCGGCGTTCCGACGATCTACACCGCAATCAACAACTCGCCGGTCGCGCAAGGCTACGACCTCACATCGATCAGGCTGTGCATTTCCGGCGGCGCGCCTCTGCCGGTGGAGGTGAAGGAGGAGTTCGAGGGGCGCACCGGCTGCATTCTGGTCGAAGGCTACGGGCTGACGGAATCCTCGCCGCTGGTGAGCGCCAATCCGCTCGATGAAAACCGGCGCTCCGGGTCCATCGGCCTTGCTGCGCCGGGCACCACCATCGGGTTCCGCGACCTGGAAGACCTGACCCGCGATGCCCCCGAGGGCGAGAAGGGCGAACTGGTCGTTTCGGGCCCGCAAGTCATGGCCGGCTACTACAATCGCCCCGAGGAAACGACGCGCACGCTGGAGGGCGGTGTGTTGCACACCGGCGATGTCGGCTACCGCGACAAGGACGGCTTCATCTATCTCGTCGACCGGATTAAGGATCTCATCCTGTGCTCGGGCTACAACGTCTATCCGCGCGTCATCGAAGAGGCGATCTACCAGCATTCGTCGGTTGAAGAGGTCATCGTCATCGCCATTCCCGACAAGTATCGCGGTCAGGCGCCCAAGGCCTTCGTCAAGCTACGCGAGGGCGAGGAGCTGAGCGCGGAGGATCTCAAGTCTTTCCTTGCGGATCACCTGTCGACGATCGAGCGCCCGCGCGAAATCGAATTCCGCGACAGTCTGCCGAAGACGATGGTCGGCAAATTGTCAAAAAAGGAGCTGGTGGAAGAAGAGGAGGCGCGCCGCGCGTCGGCGACGGCCGGGTAG